DNA sequence from the Callospermophilus lateralis isolate mCalLat2 chromosome 2, mCalLat2.hap1, whole genome shotgun sequence genome:
CACAGAAGGACAGACGAAGCATCAGGATGGTCTGGGCCAGACCATTTGCAAAGCCATAAACATAAGTAGCAGCCacaagagagagacacacacgccTGGACATCTTGCTACCATATAACAAGGGCTTGCAGATGGCCATgtagcggtcataggccatcactGTGAGCATATAATAGTCTGTGATCACCAGGGCAATGAAAAAGTGGAATTGTATAAAGCAACCGATGAAGGAAATGGTTTTTCTCTTAGACAAGAAGTTAACCAGCATCTGAGGGGTGATATTCGTGGCATAACAGAGATCTACAAAGGACAGGTggctgaggaagaagtacattGGGGTGTGAAGCTTTGAGTCACTTCTGATTAAGAAAATCATGGTCCCATTGCCAGTTACTGTGATGAGGTAGATGACCAAGAACAGCACAAAAAGGACAGGCTGCAGCTCTGCTCGATCTGTCAGTCCCAGCAGAATAAACTCAGTCACCACTGTGTGGTTTTTCTTTAGCATTATGCTTTCTTGGCTCTAAATAAGGCCTAAAGAAAAGGAATTAAAATTGTTTCTATCTTTTGTCATATTTTGACTTCCTTCATATCTGatatttctctcttctctctatcTTTGGCATGTGGCATAAGAAGAAAACCCAATAACCATATGACTGATGTgttaaattaaattattatggAGCTCCACAGTCAGATTTTTAAATAGGTCTCGCCCAGAGTTTTCTGAAGGTTTTTTCATATTTGAAGAGACTTTATattttttcatgactttgtgatagttgttcatctacaatttccttgaatgtgtgtgtatgaatgCTGCTTCTCCAAAATTTTAATTCTTTGTTTATCA
Encoded proteins:
- the LOC143390489 gene encoding olfactory receptor 5M5-like, yielding MLKKNHTVVTEFILLGLTDRAELQPVLFVLFLVIYLITVTGNGTMIFLIRSDSKLHTPMYFFLSHLSFVDLCYATNITPQMLVNFLSKRKTISFIGCFIQFHFFIALVITDYYMLTVMAYDRYMAICKPLLYGSKMSRRVCLSLVAATYVYGFANGLAQTILMLRLSFCGPKEVNHFYCADPPLLVLACSDTYVKETAMFVVAGSNLTCSLAIILISYVFIFAAILRIRSAEGRQKAFSTCGSHLTAVTVFYGTLFCMYLRPPSESSVEQGKIVAVFYIFVSPMLNPLIYSLRNKDVKMAIRKVIKKELFA